A portion of the Selenomonadales bacterium genome contains these proteins:
- the rpiB gene encoding ribose 5-phosphate isomerase B: MLAIGSDHGGYALKEVIKKQLTDMNIEFEDMGTYTTDSVDYPEYGAKVARAVASGQCERGIIICGTGIGISIAANKIKGIRAALCNDVFSAQMSREHNDANILALGERVTGPGLAQMIVEKWLTTPFGGDRHARRVAKIMELENE; the protein is encoded by the coding sequence ATGTTAGCGATCGGCAGTGACCATGGTGGTTATGCTTTGAAAGAAGTTATCAAAAAACAGTTGACAGATATGAATATTGAATTTGAAGATATGGGAACCTATACGACGGATTCCGTTGACTATCCCGAATACGGCGCGAAAGTAGCGCGTGCCGTAGCAAGCGGTCAGTGTGAACGCGGTATCATCATTTGCGGAACGGGGATCGGTATCTCTATCGCCGCCAACAAGATCAAAGGCATCCGTGCCGCACTTTGCAACGATGTATTCTCGGCGCAGATGTCGCGCGAACATAACGATGCCAACATTCTCGCACTCGGCGAACGTGTCACAGGCCCCGGCCTTGCACAGATGATCGTCGAAAAATGGCTCACCACCCCGTTTGGCGGAGATCGCCATGCGCGTCGTGTTGCCAAGATCATGGAACTCGAGAACGAATAA
- a CDS encoding manganese efflux pump: MTIVEMTALSLALGADLFSVAVPLGMMRPSLGEIVRMSFVFALFHIILLMIGASSGAYLAGALERIGQAGESPVIMAENWAGLFGGGVLLLLGLHLLWESRKKKDDRPLKLPHGGALFVLAVGVSCDALAVGLGMGLLGDGWSQLPLVLGIVIFFVSGIALSLGERISRVFPWPLEPFGALALCLWGLHAIWRIAR, encoded by the coding sequence GTGACAATCGTAGAAATGACCGCGCTTAGTCTTGCACTGGGCGCGGATCTTTTTTCTGTGGCGGTCCCGCTCGGTATGATGCGCCCGTCGCTCGGTGAGATCGTAAGGATGTCGTTTGTGTTCGCGCTCTTTCATATCATATTGCTCATGATAGGTGCATCATCGGGTGCGTATCTGGCAGGTGCTTTGGAGAGGATCGGGCAGGCGGGTGAGTCGCCTGTTATCATGGCGGAGAACTGGGCAGGACTGTTTGGCGGAGGCGTGCTTTTATTATTGGGACTTCATCTTCTCTGGGAGAGCCGCAAAAAGAAGGATGATCGTCCGCTGAAATTACCGCATGGCGGTGCGCTTTTTGTTCTTGCCGTCGGTGTCAGCTGTGATGCGCTTGCCGTCGGACTTGGAATGGGGCTGTTGGGTGACGGATGGTCGCAGCTGCCTCTTGTTCTGGGCATCGTCATTTTCTTTGTCAGCGGCATTGCGCTTTCTCTGGGAGAACGCATCAGTCGCGTGTTTCCGTGGCCGTTGGAGCCCTTTGGTGCGCTTGCACTCTGTTTGTGGGGTCTGCATGCCATTTGGCGTATCGCCCGATAA